The DNA window TTGAAACTAAAGACGAAGAATATTTCAATAAATATAATACCTCATCTTTGGGTGTAAAAACTCATTGTTATATTTGTGGAAAACTATCAGAAAAAGTATTTGGATTTTGTGATACATTCAAATTTTATTCAGCAAATGAAGATGCTTACATTGCTGGAGGTTTTAATAAAAGCAATACATGGAAAAATTATCCCATTTGTCCAGTTTGTGCAAATCATCTTCGCATTGCACGAGATAGGTTATTTAAAAATTTTGATCGATATTTCTACGGAAATAAATATTTGATGATACCATCTTCAACATTAAAAAAAGGTGACTTCCTTGATTTTTTTTATGATCTTGAAATGGAGTTTAAAGACCTATCACTAAAAAAAGAAAATGAATCGAATCAGCAGTTAAGGAATGAACTGGAAGAAGAAATATTTGAGACTTTTGCTAAACAAAAAGATCAATTTACTTTTACATTTTTTTTCTATAGAGCAAGTAATAGCGAATTTAAAATCCTTCAGGAAGCTGAAGATGTTTTACCTTCAAGATTTCAGAAAATTATAAATGCAAAAGAGAAAATGGAATATTTTGATGAATTCAAAAATTTGAAAGGTCTTTATAAAAAGGGAGTGTCTCACAATCTTTCTTTTAATTTTGGAATTATTAAAACTTTTTTTTCAAGTGATTTCAACAATGACTTCCTGGATATTACAACCAAAATCTTTAAAGGACAGGTTATCAGTAAATCTTTCATATATCACCAGATTTCTGAACATTTGGCTAAAGGATTCAGAAATGAAGCACTTTATCATGACATTGAAAAAGCAATGATATTTCTTAAATTTTTATATGAAATGAAATTAATAGAAAATAACAAAGAAAAAGTGGAGGTAAAAATGGAAAACAAGTATGAAGACTATTTCCAGAAGCATCCTGATTTTTACAATGCCGATTGGAAGAAAGGAGTCTTTTTGGTTGGAGTTTTAACACAGCACGTAATGGATATTCAATATCGAGAAAGAAATGCAAGACCATTTCGTTCGCGTTTGAATGGATTGAAATTAGATGCACGATCTGTTAAACGTTTAATACCCGAATCCATCGAAAAACTGGAACAATACAAGAAAAATTACTATCGAGAATTGGAAGAGGCAATCGCTTTATTTATGGAATCCGGTGAGCCGGAGTTGAAGACCCAAAGCGTTGATGAAATCAGCTTCTACTTTGCAATGGGGATGAATCTGAACAAAAACTTTAAATCCAAAAAAGAAATTGAAGGAGAAAACCATGAGTGAAATTATCAGAAACCGCAGTGAGTTACTTTTTTGTTATGATGTAACCGACGCCAATCCCAATGGTGATCCGTTGGATGAGAACAAACCAAGGATAGATGAAGAAACAAATGTGAATTTCGTTACAGATGTTAGGTTAAAACGAACTATTCGTGATTATTTATTCGAGTATAAAGGCTTTAATGGTGAGAACAGAAAAGATATTTTTGTTCATTCTAAGTTCATAAAAGATGGTGATAAAGAAAGTGGATTGCAAGATGGAAAATTACGGGCAAAAGATTTTGAAGAAAATAAAGATGAGATATTAGATGTATGCATAGATATTCGTCTTTTCGGTGGAGTACTTCCATTAAGTGGGGATTCAATTACTTTTACTGGTCCGACTCAATTTAAAATGGGTCGGTCATTACACAAAGTTGAAATCAAACACATTCAAGGTACAGGTGCATTTGCAGGCAAAGCAGGTGCAAAACAAAACACTTTTCGAGAGGAATACATACTTCCATATTCCTTTATTGCATTTCATGGAATCGTTAATCAAAATGCTGCAAAGCATACAAAGATGAAAGATGAAGATTTAAATTTGCTTTTGGAAGGGATGTGGCATGGCACTAAGAATCTGATCAGCCGCAGTAAATTTGGACAACAACCGCGATTATTGATAAAAATAAATTACAACAAACCGAACTTTTTCATCGGTGATTTGGATAAGAAAATCAAGTTAATTGATTTTGATAATGAATTGAAGATTCGCAGTATCAAAGATTTTTCTGTCGATTTGTCTGAATTACTTGCTGCAATCAAAGAAAACATAAAGCATATTGAATCAGTAGAATATATTGCAGATAATGGCTTAAAAATTTATATTCCAGCTGAATGGAAAAAACTCAATCTGTAGGAGAAATTATGAATTTTGTGGTATTTGATATTTGGGCAGATTATGCTCAATTCAAAAAGCCGTTTACAACGATGTCTCCACAAACTTTCAGCATACCCACCGGAACGGCAATTGTAGGATTGATCTCTGCAATCGTTGGTCTTGATAAAAACGAATATTGGAAGTATTTTCCTGAAGGATCTTTTCAGATGGCAGTCGGTGTTCGTGAAGTGGTCAAAAAAGTAGTGATACCAATAAATACACTCAAAACAACCAGCCCAAAACATTTTTATCGTTTTGAGCAGCACAAACAAACTACAATGGAATTTATTAAAGACGGTAAATTCAGAGTATGGTTTGCCTGGGACGATGTGGAGCACTTCCTGCAATTAGTAGCAAACCTGAAAAATCACGAATCTTATTACACTGTTTCTCTTGGGCTGGCATGGAACATTGCTGATTTCAAATATGTTGGATTGTTTGAAGGAAAGAGTTCAGAAAGAAAAAATGACTTCATTGAAATATGTTCAACTATTCCTAAAAGATTGATTGGGGAAAATGAAGAAATTGATTTTGAAAATCGCAAGATATTTATCAATAATATTCCTGTTCGAATGAAATCTGATAACAGCAGAATAGTAGAGCATTATGATGAGTATCTATTTGATAGTGATGGAAATGGTATTCGTGCAAAAATGGGTAATGTCTTAAAAGTAGGAGGTGAATATATCATTCCATTATAAACTGAAATCTCATCCCGACAGGCTGGTGAAACAACATCTTATTGGCGTTCATCAAAAAGCTCTTGCTTTGTTTGACAGTCTTAAATTTGATTTTCCGAATTTTAATCGTGAGGATTTACGAAAAGTGATTTCTGTTACATCACTCTTTCACGATTTCGGGAAAGCAACTTCTTTCTTTCAAAATTATATCCAAAATCCAAAGGTTGAATCAACTGAAGATAGTCGTAAAAAGCGAAGCCACGGATTGATTTCTGCGTTGCTTACTTTCGGCATTCTGAAAGAGGAGTTATTAGATGATTTAATATTACCATTATTCGGATTAATTTTAGTTCGGCGTCATCATGGTGATCTTATGGATTTTAATTCACTTATTATCTTTAATGAAAAAGATTTGGAAAATGTTTTAATTCAAATTGATGCCATTGATTATACGGAAATGAAGAGCATAATATCCGAATGTGGATTTAACAGTTTCGTTAATCGGGATTTTATCATAGATACGGTAAGCTACTTTCAGCCCAGAACTCCAAGAGAACTAAAACGGTTATGTCGTAATTTTTCGATTGAGTATTATTTCGTTATGAATCTTTTATACTCAATTCTACTACAGGCTGATAAAACGGATGCCATTCTGAATGATGATAAATTAATACAATCGGAATTACTTCGCAGCTATGATGTTCACAAGTTCAAGAATCAATTAGACAACAACGTTTTAAATCCGATCGACATAATTCGTAAAACCGCATTCGATGAAGTCGAGAATGAAATTGAAACGATAACAGATAATGACAGAATATTTTCCATAAATATTCCTACTGGTTCCGGTAAGACAATTACTTCTCTGAATGCGGCATTGAAATTATGTGAAAAATTTCATCACACACATATTGTATATTGTTTGCCATTCACTTCGATCATTGATCAGAATTTTGATGTCTTCGAAAAAATAAGAATTTCGGCTAATTTACCGGATGATTCAAGTATTTTACTAAAACATCACCATTTAACTGACATTTTCTATCGCTCAGTTTCGGAAGAAAATATTTGGCAGGAATACTCAATCAACAAAGCTCTTCATCTGATAGAAGGCTGGGAAAGCAGAATTACAGTTACAACTTTTATTCAATTCATATATTCACTAATTTCCTATAAAAACTCAGCACTGAGGAAATTTAATCGGTTTAGCAATGCAGTAATTATTTTAGACGAAATCCAATCAATTCCACATGAATACTGGAGTTTAATCAAAGAAATGTTATCTCAAACATCAATTTTACTGAACACAAAAATAATTTTAGTAACTGCTACGATGCCCTTAATATTTTCCGAAGAGAAAAAAGAAATAATTGAATTAGTAAAAAATAAACAAGAAATGTTTAGGAGACTAAATAGAATAGAACTTGATGTCTCAAATTTATCTCATGAGAAAATGAATTGGGATGAATTTTGCGAAAAAGCTTTCGATTTAGTGAAAATAAATCAAAAAAAGGATATTCTCTTTGTAATGAATACAATTCGTTCTGCAAAAGAATTATATGAGTTCTTTAATGAAAGTATATCAAAGTATCAATTGCTGTATTTATCTTCTCATATTATTCCTAAAGAACGAATTAAACGTATCGACCATATAAAAAGCCAGGGAAAAGATATGCCCATCTTAATTGTATCCACACAATTGATAGAAGCCGGTGTTGATATAGATTTGGATATTGTAGTTCGTGATTTTGCACCTCTGGATAACATATTCCAAACATGCGGTCGCTGTAATCGCGAATGTAGAGATAGTATTAAAGGACAAGTTATTCTGTTTTCTTTGAAGGATTCGAATTCATGGGCTCCCTCGGGTATATATAAAAATTTTTTAAAACAAAAAACATTAAAAGTGCTAAAAGAAAAAAGCATTATACAGGAATCAGAATTCTTTCAGCTATCACATGATTATTTTAATGAATTGAAAAAGGATGACTCCCAAGCCAAATCTTTGAATCTTTTGGAAAAAATCAGTAAATTAAAGTATCAGAATGATGATGAAAAAATCGAGATGAAATTAATTGATGATGATTATTCTGCTTCAGTTTTTGTGGAAATCGATGATACTGCTCAAGGTCTATGGGATAATTATATGCAGATTCAGGAAATGGATAGTGGATTTGATAAAATGATTGCTTTGAAGAAGGCCAGAAGAAAATTAGCAGAATTTATTATCAACATTCCCAAAAAATGCCTTCCATCCGATCACGATTCGGGAATATATCATCTCAGAAAAGACAGGGTATCTGAATATTACGGTAAAGAAATCGGCTTCAAAATTGATAAAGTTCTTCCGCCGGAGAAATCAGTTTTTTTATTATAACCATGGAGCTCTATCTAAACACATTCGGCACTTATCTCCACAAAAAAGGAGAGATGTTCGAAGTTCGTATTGAAGATGAATCCAGGCGGATTTCTCCCAAACGAATTTCGGCAATCGTAATTTCCAACGCTGCCCAGATAACCACAGACGCTATCCAACTTGCTCTGGAATACAATATCGACATTGTATTTCTGGATAAATTCGGCAATCCTTACGGAAGGGTATGGTTGCCCAAACTGGGTAGTACAACCTACATTCGGCGGAAGCTTCTGGAAATCTATCAACAGGATGAAGGCTTGCAATTCGTGAAATCCTGGCTGAACCGCAAAAC is part of the Candidatus Cloacimonadota bacterium genome and encodes:
- the cas3 gene encoding CRISPR-associated helicase Cas3', with product MNISFHYKLKSHPDRLVKQHLIGVHQKALALFDSLKFDFPNFNREDLRKVISVTSLFHDFGKATSFFQNYIQNPKVESTEDSRKKRSHGLISALLTFGILKEELLDDLILPLFGLILVRRHHGDLMDFNSLIIFNEKDLENVLIQIDAIDYTEMKSIISECGFNSFVNRDFIIDTVSYFQPRTPRELKRLCRNFSIEYYFVMNLLYSILLQADKTDAILNDDKLIQSELLRSYDVHKFKNQLDNNVLNPIDIIRKTAFDEVENEIETITDNDRIFSINIPTGSGKTITSLNAALKLCEKFHHTHIVYCLPFTSIIDQNFDVFEKIRISANLPDDSSILLKHHHLTDIFYRSVSEENIWQEYSINKALHLIEGWESRITVTTFIQFIYSLISYKNSALRKFNRFSNAVIILDEIQSIPHEYWSLIKEMLSQTSILLNTKIILVTATMPLIFSEEKKEIIELVKNKQEMFRRLNRIELDVSNLSHEKMNWDEFCEKAFDLVKINQKKDILFVMNTIRSAKELYEFFNESISKYQLLYLSSHIIPKERIKRIDHIKSQGKDMPILIVSTQLIEAGVDIDLDIVVRDFAPLDNIFQTCGRCNRECRDSIKGQVILFSLKDSNSWAPSGIYKNFLKQKTLKVLKEKSIIQESEFFQLSHDYFNELKKDDSQAKSLNLLEKISKLKYQNDDEKIEMKLIDDDYSASVFVEIDDTAQGLWDNYMQIQEMDSGFDKMIALKKARRKLAEFIINIPKKCLPSDHDSGIYHLRKDRVSEYYGKEIGFKIDKVLPPEKSVFLL
- the cas5b gene encoding type I-B CRISPR-associated protein Cas5b, which gives rise to MNFVVFDIWADYAQFKKPFTTMSPQTFSIPTGTAIVGLISAIVGLDKNEYWKYFPEGSFQMAVGVREVVKKVVIPINTLKTTSPKHFYRFEQHKQTTMEFIKDGKFRVWFAWDDVEHFLQLVANLKNHESYYTVSLGLAWNIADFKYVGLFEGKSSERKNDFIEICSTIPKRLIGENEEIDFENRKIFINNIPVRMKSDNSRIVEHYDEYLFDSDGNGIRAKMGNVLKVGGEYIIPL
- the cas7b gene encoding type I-B CRISPR-associated protein Cas7/Csh2, whose amino-acid sequence is MSEIIRNRSELLFCYDVTDANPNGDPLDENKPRIDEETNVNFVTDVRLKRTIRDYLFEYKGFNGENRKDIFVHSKFIKDGDKESGLQDGKLRAKDFEENKDEILDVCIDIRLFGGVLPLSGDSITFTGPTQFKMGRSLHKVEIKHIQGTGAFAGKAGAKQNTFREEYILPYSFIAFHGIVNQNAAKHTKMKDEDLNLLLEGMWHGTKNLISRSKFGQQPRLLIKINYNKPNFFIGDLDKKIKLIDFDNELKIRSIKDFSVDLSELLAAIKENIKHIESVEYIADNGLKIYIPAEWKKLNL
- a CDS encoding TIGR02556 family CRISPR-associated protein, with the translated sequence MINKLKILGEYISENSQDLNTMNISDINSANVIVLSYTLIENECEFKEIDIMEYDDTKKNKLMLLKDIKGNKVSSFPTVYIDSKGIEKSLKKINRILKSTMEINTDLKALSTLFNYELENWKKANQNNPDREKSELMESNFLEKIPNYLSTEDKNLLTIKINDKFIGDSEYFKPVIHNYLETKDEEYFNKYNTSSLGVKTHCYICGKLSEKVFGFCDTFKFYSANEDAYIAGGFNKSNTWKNYPICPVCANHLRIARDRLFKNFDRYFYGNKYLMIPSSTLKKGDFLDFFYDLEMEFKDLSLKKENESNQQLRNELEEEIFETFAKQKDQFTFTFFFYRASNSEFKILQEAEDVLPSRFQKIINAKEKMEYFDEFKNLKGLYKKGVSHNLSFNFGIIKTFFSSDFNNDFLDITTKIFKGQVISKSFIYHQISEHLAKGFRNEALYHDIEKAMIFLKFLYEMKLIENNKEKVEVKMENKYEDYFQKHPDFYNADWKKGVFLVGVLTQHVMDIQYRERNARPFRSRLNGLKLDARSVKRLIPESIEKLEQYKKNYYRELEEAIALFMESGEPELKTQSVDEISFYFAMGMNLNKNFKSKKEIEGENHE